A portion of the Terriglobales bacterium genome contains these proteins:
- the amrB gene encoding AmmeMemoRadiSam system protein B, whose protein sequence is MKKLKPMVVAAIALTLVAAAPDAPKARTPAVAGTFYPAEPKALTAMVDGYLIAAPTAASEPPVALIAPHAGYPYSGPVAGYSFSQLKGRNVSRVVVIAPSHYESFPFVAAYDGDLYRTPLGDVPIDKEFIRKLAKATPVVQISGRGHDIGQRGGEHALEVELPFLQRALGRFTLVPLVMGDQDFDRERALGLALAQLITGPETIIIASSDLSHYHPQQEASRMDGKALQALEHWDYRALSSNFRAGVWEACGGGPIIATMIAAEKLGANHAQVLKYGTSGDTSGDKQRVVGYAAVAFTRSTRSNAGETYNLTAEARAELLTIARQAVAMAVKEHKRYAPPEPRSAALLEERGAFVTLKKRGQLRGCIGHTVPQQPLYLTVRDVAVYAALQDPRFPAVTPAELDDLEFEISVLSPFRKVRDPREVRVGEHGLLVRRGSREGLLLPQVPVELKWDRQTFLEECCHKAGLPADAWKDRETDLFVFTALVFGDSGHRPQPR, encoded by the coding sequence ATGAAAAAGCTGAAGCCGATGGTGGTGGCGGCCATTGCGCTGACGCTGGTGGCTGCGGCGCCCGATGCGCCGAAGGCCCGCACACCCGCGGTGGCAGGGACTTTCTATCCGGCAGAACCAAAAGCGCTCACGGCGATGGTGGATGGTTACCTGATTGCTGCGCCGACGGCGGCAAGCGAGCCGCCAGTGGCGCTGATCGCGCCGCACGCTGGATATCCGTACTCCGGGCCGGTCGCTGGCTACAGTTTTTCCCAGCTCAAGGGGCGCAACGTGTCGCGGGTGGTGGTCATCGCGCCCTCGCATTATGAGAGCTTTCCTTTTGTCGCCGCCTACGACGGAGATCTCTACCGTACACCGCTGGGAGACGTGCCGATCGACAAAGAGTTCATCAGGAAGCTGGCGAAGGCGACCCCGGTGGTTCAGATCTCGGGACGCGGTCACGATATCGGGCAGCGCGGCGGTGAGCACGCGCTTGAGGTCGAGCTACCCTTCCTGCAGCGCGCGCTGGGAAGATTCACGCTGGTGCCACTGGTGATGGGCGACCAGGATTTCGACCGGGAGCGGGCGCTGGGTCTGGCGCTGGCCCAGCTGATCACCGGACCGGAGACCATCATCATCGCCAGCTCCGACCTGTCGCACTACCACCCGCAGCAGGAAGCCTCGCGCATGGACGGCAAGGCGCTGCAGGCGCTGGAGCACTGGGACTACCGGGCGCTGTCGAGCAACTTCCGGGCGGGGGTGTGGGAGGCGTGCGGCGGAGGGCCGATCATCGCCACCATGATCGCCGCCGAGAAACTCGGCGCCAACCACGCCCAGGTGCTGAAGTATGGGACCAGCGGGGATACCAGCGGAGACAAGCAACGGGTCGTGGGGTACGCCGCGGTGGCATTCACCAGGTCCACCCGTTCAAACGCAGGGGAGACGTACAACCTTACCGCGGAGGCCCGGGCGGAGCTGCTCACCATCGCTCGCCAGGCGGTGGCGATGGCGGTGAAAGAGCACAAGCGCTACGCGCCACCCGAGCCGCGCTCGGCCGCGCTGCTCGAGGAACGCGGCGCCTTCGTCACGCTGAAGAAGCGAGGACAACTGCGCGGCTGCATCGGCCATACCGTCCCGCAGCAGCCGTTGTACCTCACCGTCCGCGACGTGGCCGTCTACGCCGCCTTGCAGGACCCGCGCTTCCCGGCGGTCACACCCGCGGAACTCGATGACCTGGAGTTCGAGATCTCGGTGCTTTCACCCTTCCGCAAAGTCCGCGACCCGCGCGAAGTCCGCGTGGGTGAACATGGATTGCTGGTGCGCCGCGGGAGCAGGGAAGGGCTGCTGCTTCCCCAGGTCCCGGTGGAGCTGAAGTGGGACCGGCAGACGTTCCTTGAGGAATGCTGTCATAAAGCCGGGCTGCCGGCAGATGCTTGGAAAGACCGCGAGACCGACCTCTTTGTCTTCACCGCGCTGGTGTTCGGCGACTCCGGGCATCGCCCGCAACCGCGGTAG
- the amrS gene encoding AmmeMemoRadiSam system radical SAM enzyme, which yields MPPSAAQDRDQAWSDALPRQRLSDVTFDRRAFLKAAAAPCALAMFAGALRERSLALPEPTDTDDSRFVREARFYQRLAGNVVRCQLCPRQCEVPVGGRGYCRVRENRKGKYFTLVHSRVVAAHVDPIEKKPFFHFLPGAMAFSIATGGCNVDCKFCQNWEISQARPEELRGLYLPPGDLVQNAQRYDCAALAYTYSEPVVFSEYVIDAAEAGRKAKLKSVVVSNGFIRPEPLRAVCDAVDAIKIDLKSFSEKYYHEVVRGELRPVLDSIVNVRKSGRWLEIVYLVVPTLNDSDADFRGVSQWVKREVGADVPIHYTRFRPLYLLTNLPPTPVATLERAKAIADAEGLQFAYIGNVPGHAGENTYCPGCRKLLIERIGFTAQLVNLERGSCKNCKRAIPGVWKS from the coding sequence ATGCCGCCCTCAGCCGCCCAGGATCGCGACCAGGCATGGTCGGATGCGTTGCCACGGCAGCGGCTGTCCGATGTGACCTTCGACCGGCGCGCGTTCCTGAAGGCGGCAGCCGCCCCCTGCGCCCTGGCGATGTTCGCCGGCGCCTTGCGCGAGCGTTCGCTTGCCCTGCCTGAACCCACGGACACTGACGACAGCCGCTTCGTCCGCGAGGCCCGGTTTTACCAGCGCCTGGCTGGGAACGTGGTGCGCTGCCAGTTGTGTCCACGGCAGTGCGAGGTGCCCGTGGGCGGCCGCGGGTATTGCCGGGTGCGCGAGAACCGTAAGGGCAAGTACTTCACGCTGGTGCACTCCCGGGTGGTGGCCGCGCACGTCGATCCCATCGAAAAGAAGCCGTTCTTCCACTTCCTGCCCGGCGCCATGGCGTTCTCCATCGCCACCGGGGGCTGCAACGTCGATTGCAAGTTCTGCCAGAACTGGGAGATCTCGCAGGCGCGTCCGGAGGAACTGCGCGGCCTGTACCTGCCGCCCGGCGACCTGGTGCAGAACGCTCAGCGTTATGACTGCGCTGCGCTGGCGTACACCTACAGCGAGCCGGTGGTCTTCTCCGAGTACGTGATCGATGCCGCGGAGGCCGGGCGAAAGGCGAAGCTGAAGAGCGTGGTGGTATCGAACGGCTTCATCCGCCCGGAGCCGTTGCGCGCGGTCTGTGACGCGGTGGACGCCATCAAGATCGACCTGAAGTCGTTTTCCGAGAAGTATTACCACGAGGTGGTGCGGGGCGAGCTGCGCCCGGTGCTAGACAGCATCGTGAACGTGCGCAAGTCCGGGCGCTGGCTGGAGATCGTGTACCTGGTGGTGCCGACACTGAACGACAGCGATGCCGACTTTCGCGGAGTGTCCCAGTGGGTGAAGCGCGAGGTCGGGGCCGACGTCCCCATCCACTACACGCGCTTTCGCCCGCTCTATCTGCTTACCAACCTGCCGCCCACGCCGGTGGCGACGCTGGAGCGCGCCAAGGCCATCGCCGATGCCGAGGGGCTGCAGTTCGCCTACATCGGCAATGTCCCGGGACATGCGGGCGAGAACACCTACTGTCCCGGATGCCGTAAGCTGTTGATCGAGCGCATCGGGTTCACGGCCCAGTTGGTGAACTTGGAAAGAGGCAGCTGCAAGAACTGTAAGCGCGCGATCCCAGGCGTGTGGAAGAGCTGA